From the genome of Metallibacterium scheffleri:
ATAATGCCGCCGTTCGGATATTTCGTGATATTGCGTTCATCTTTCCTTCGTTCGAATTCCTCGTCGAGGCGCTTATACTCATCACGAATGTATTCGTATCGCTCGAACAGCCAACTACTATTATTGGTGACGTTCAACTTACTGCCGACGGCTGCTTGCTTGGCTCGCCATTCAAAATAGGGTTCTGCCTTCGTGATCGCTTTCTTGATGAGTACACACATCTCCCGCGCGTGCTGCTCGGCCTCGTCGCTCGGTGTACCGCTGGCGATTGCTTGCCCAATTTTTTGCAAATCGTTCTTATAAGTTGGAGCAAATATCCCGAGCCCCATTTTCCGATGCTCTATCGAGTACAACCGACCCGAATATCGAATCGGCACGATCCACGCGACTTTTTCCCATTGGCCCAAGTTTGCGAAACCGAGAAGATCGACGAGTAAAAAGTAGACGAGGTAGTAGGGCGGAAGGTCGCGTCCGCCATTGGTTCGCGAGGCCATCATGAGCGCATGCGATTCGTCGTTGCCTTGAGGTGAACCAGCCGGTTTGATGCCGCCTAGGGCAGCTAATGCGGCGTTCCGGACGTGTTCGAGATTCGGAGGTAAGGCGCTCATTACAGCCCTTCAGCGTCGCTCAAAGCAGTGAGTCTAACGTGACCATAAGAGACTTCCCGTCAACGCCGCGCGCTTGAGGTTCTTGCCTTGAGCTTTCGGGCCATGGCTGGTCATCGTGTTGTCCTCTTTGCTGCGTCGTGCGTGTCAGTGCTGCGTGGTGATGCAACGAATGTCAGACTGCATTTCCATAAACGGTCTTGTTGCGCCGCTGATGCTGGCGCGGACCAGGGTATAAACCGCACCCGGAGACCTCGTTCGTCTTTCGGTATCGTCGGTGTTCGGGGATCAGCCGAAACACGGGGTGACGTCCGGCAGGTTAGTCAGGTTCTCTCCGGGTCGGTCTGACCGTTGTCGACCACTTCGCGCTGACGTGAAAGGATGTGCGTTCGTGTCATGCCATGCCGGCGATCCTCACCGCGCGCTTGCCGGCCGGGCGCTGCACCATCGGGTGCTTCAGCCACGCCTCGGCGTCGTAGGCTTCCTCGCGCGCCAGCATCGCCCACAGTTGCCGCGCGTGTTTGTTCGCAATCGCCACCAGCAGCTTGCCGAACGGCATCCGACACGCCAGTTGGCGGATCCAGATCTGCTCGGGCGTGGCCCGATCCTGTGCAGTCACCTTGGCGCGCTGCAGGCTGCTGCGCGCGCCCTGGATCAGCAGCGTGCGCAGGTAGGCATCGCCGCGGCAACTGATCGTGCCCAGGCGGGTGTGCCCGCCGCTGGAGTGCTGGGTCGGCACCAGGCCGAGCCATGCGGCCAGTTGCCGGCCGTTCTTGAACTCCTTGGCCGAGCCGACGCTCGCCACCATCGCATCGGCGGTGAGCGGGCCAATGCCGATCAGCGCGCGCAGCCGCACGCAGCGCTCATCCGCCTTGGCGTGCGCTTCGATGCGCGCATCGCACGCGGCGATGCGGTCGCGCACCTGCGCCCAGTGCGCGCTGAGATCGCGCAGCAGTTCCTTCAGCTCCGCAGGCAACGATGCCGCTGCGTCGAGATCCGCCAAGGCGATGCGCAACGCCCGGTCACCCTGCGCCATCACGATGCCAAACTCGGCCAGCAGACCGCGCAGGCGGTTGCTGATCTCCAGCCCTTCGGTCTTGTAGCCCTCGCGCACGCGATGCCATGCCAGCCGCGCCTGCTGCTCGACCGACTTGACCGGCACAAAGCGCATGTTGCCCTGGCGTGCCGCCGTGGCAATCGCCTCGGCGTCGTTGCGGTCGTTCTTCAGTGTGCGGCTCTTGCGGAACGGCGTCACGAACTGCGCCGCCATCAAGCGCGGCTGCAGACCGACCTCCAAACAGCGCCGCGCCCAATGGTGCGCGCCACTGCATGCCTCCATCGCCACCACGGTGCCGGCCGGCACCTGCGCCAGCCACAGCGCAAACGCTTCACGCCCGAGATCCTGCCGCCGCTGCACGTGTCCGGCGCCATCCACCGCACATACGGAAAACAGGTTCTTCGCCAAATCCACGCCCATGGTTATAGTGCTCATCGAGACTTCCCCTTCTGCTGACGGTTGTAAAAACCATCATGGCCCTCGAGGCCGTTGGAAGCGGGAAGTCTCTTTTTACTCGTCAGGAGGCTTCAAGGCTGTGCACGGCCTCGACTCTCGAACTGTCTCTCGGGGCAAGAGGTCTCCTTGGCATCTAAACTTCGGAAATCCAGTGCTCGCAGCAACAGGTACGGTCTGCGTCCGCTTCGGGTTGATCTCGACCGTCTGCTATAGGGTCGCAGCATGCCACCCGGGTCGCCATGCCGCCAGTGTGTGTGGCTGACCCAGGCGTCGCGTCGCAGGTTGTGAAGGTAGTCGGCCCGAAGTGTTCATCTGAGGCAGGCCAAATCAATCTGACTTCCGAGCTTCAATCGCCAGCGCTGTGCGGATTTCGGCGACGTCATCACCAGCCTCGCGACCAACAGCATCTTCGACATGCTTGACGCTCGGACGCAGCAGCATCGCAAGCCCAACTTCGCCAGGCTTCCGAACCGGGACGGCATCGCCGGACCCACTTCAGCCCAGCTTCTTGGCGAGATCCGTCGCACGCGGATGGTAGTACCGCGCCCGCAACCGGATCAGCCGAGAGTTCGGCATGCGAGCCGAGGCGGGTCGGCGCGCGGGGCGAGGTGGGCCAGGGGCAGGGTGTTGGTGCTGGGCGGTGGCGCGGGGCGGCGGTGGCAGGCTTCCGATAGATCAGGATCAATGGATCCCGCTTTCGATGAAGACCAGCAAGTCGCTGCGCAAGTAGCGCACCAGTCTGCTGCCGACTTTCCGGTAGTGTGGCCCGCAGTTGCGCCAGCGCCAGTTGCGAAGCGTCTGGATACTCACGCCCAGAATCGCCGCAGCTTCGTGCTCGTCGATCAGATCGCCTGGCGCCAGCGGTGGCTGCGGCGGCATGGAAGATGGTGGCGTTGAGTGCTGCTGATTGCTGGGTTCCATGCGCGGTCCTCGCACAAGCCGGCGTAGCCAGCGGTACCGAGAAACTATGCTCGGGATGCCGTGCATGCACGGACGAAAAACCGCCTATTTCGTCCGCGCCTGTGCCTTCTCTCTGCGCATCCTGCGCAGCATGGTCTCAGCGTCCGGGCATTCGCCGTGATCGCGCTCAACCCGGGCCTGCGCGGCTTCCGCCGACATGGCATCGCTCAATCCGCTATTTTTTGCAGCGCAAAAAGCAAACAAAAACGCCATGTCGATAGGTAGCGCAGCGGACTCACGAACTGCGCGGCGGGCGTAAGTTCCAAGGCGTTGCGGTGGACGGCCGAAGTAGACTGCTTCCAAGTCCAGGTCGCCAGCAGCGTCCATGTATTGCTTGAACAGCATGGCGAGCGCGATCATCAACTCTGGAGGCGGATAGGCGCCCACATCAAGTACCCAACGCGCAACGGCCGCCAGCACGTAGCTGTAGCGAGAGGTTGTCGGTAGGTCGTCGCGCATGTCTTGGTACGCGTGGTACGCCGAATCCCATACAGCGTCGAGAGAGGCAAAATCGGAATCGTCGTCAGCGATTTCCTGGCGGATTTTTGCAACAAGCTCCTGTTGCTCTTTGGCTTTAGCATCCATCACGCCGTCCCCGGCTGCTTGCGTAGCCCGTCCAGGTAGTCCGCCCATGCCTGCATCATCTTGCGCCGCTCGGGCAGGTATTCTGCGTAGTTGTAGGCGTCGCGCACCCCATCGCGCTCGGCATGCGCAAGCTGGCGCTCGATGGCGTCGCGGTTCCAGCCCTGTTCGTTCAGTAGCGTACTGGCGATGCTGCGAAAGCCGTGGCCGGTCATCGTCTGGCCGTCGTAGCCCAGCGCGCGCAGGGCAACCGTGATGGCGTTTTCGGACATGCAGCGCGCCGCGCCGCGCGGTGAAGGGAACACGTACTTGCCGCGCCCGGTCAGCGGGTGCAGGTCGCGCAGGATGGCGACGGCTTGGGTACTCAGCGGCACGATATGCGGCGCGCGCATCTTCATCTTGTGCGCCGGGATGCGCCACTCAGCCGTGTCGAAGTCGATCTCGGCCCATTCGGCATGCCGCAGTTCGCCGGGCCGAGTGAACACCAGCGGCGCGAGGTTGAGCGCGGCGGATACCACGGGGCCGCCGCTGTAGCTGTGCAGCGCGCGCAGCAGCTCGCCGACGCGCGCCGGTTCCTTGATGCTGGCCAGGTGCACCTTGGGCGCGGGCGGGATGGCACCGCGCAGGGCAGGGGTCGGGTCGGCAGTCGCGCGCCCGGTGGCGATGGCATAGCGAAATACCTGCCCGCAGACTTGGTGCTGGCGATGCGCAAGATCCACGGCGCCGCGCGCTTCGATTCGCCGCAGCACCGCCAGAATGTCCGGGGCGGTCAAGCTGGTGATGGCCCTCGCGCCGATATAGGGAAACACATTCACTTCAAGCCGGCGCAGAATTTCATCGCCGTAATCTGGTGTCCATTTTGCCTTGTGCGTCGTGTGCCACTCCTCAGCGATGGCCTTGAAGGTGTCGGCCGCGGCGCTGTGCTCAGCCGCTTGTTTGGCGGCCGGATCGATCCCGTCCGCGATCAGCTTACGGATCTCGTCGCGGCGTTCGCGTGCCTGCTTCAGCGACACGTCGGGGAAGATGCCCAGGCTCAGCGTGTTGCGCTTTTTGTTGCCGGGGCGGGCGTAGTCGAAGCGCCACCACTTCCCGCCTTGCGGCCGCACCAGTAGGTACAGGCCGCGCTCGTCGGATAGCCGGTACTGCTTCGCGGGGTTGGGCTTGGCGTTGGTGACGGCGGAAGATGTCAGCATTGCAGTAACCCTGATGAGTGCTCGCGGGTTACTGTAGCATCTACTGCAAAACTTGGCGCAATGTCAGGGAAATCGACACCGCTACAGGTAAGCGCAGTCAAGAAAAAAGCCCTCTGTAACAAGGGCTTAGTTATGTTTCAGGAAGTTCTGGTAAGTCGAATTGGTGGAGGTGGCGGGAGTCGAACCCGCGTCCGAAGGCGTTTGACGCCCGGTACTACATGCTTAGCTCACCGTTGAGTCTCGTTTCCCGGCAGCACGGTGTGCGAGGCGCACCGGGAAACCAGCCCGCTAGATCTAGCCATCGACCGGCAGGCGGCGATCGGCAGCGATCCTGTGATAATGACCCTACATCCACGAGCACAGGCACAAGTGGGTTCGGGGCTAGGCCTTAAGCGGCCAGTGCGTAGACGTCGTCGTTGGCGTCTGTGGTTTTGCCGCTGGATTAACGAGGAAAGCTGCCCCCTCGGCATGCACCAAACCATCTCACTACCCCCGTCGAAGCCGGAACACCCCCGGTTGCGAAAGGTCGAGCCAAGCAAGTATGGGGGTGCGCGGCGATTGCCTCAAGTGCCACGATGCTCGCCGCGCAGCGTGTTCAGGCTGGAGGATTCCTGGCGCGCATCACGCGCTGCTTTTCGCGGTCCCAGTCGCGCTCCTTCTCGCTGGCGCGCTTGTCGTGCTCCTGCTTGCCGCGGGCCAGACCGATCTCGATCTTGACGTGGCGGCCTTTCCAGTACAGCGCCAGCGGAATCAGCGTGTAGCCCTTGCGCTCGACCTCGCCGATGAGCTTGTCGATCTCCTCGCGGTGCAGCAGCAGCTTGCGCGTGCGCCGGTCATCGGCGACGACGTGCGTCGAAGCGCTGATCAGCGGCGTGATCGAGGCGCCGAACAGGTACAGCTCGCCGCCCTTGATCAGCGCGTAGGCGTCGCCGAAGTTGAGGCGTCCGGCACGCAGTGCCTTGACCTCCCAGCCTTGCAGCGCAAGGCCGGCCTCGTGGCGCTCATCGATGTGGTACTCGTGGCGGGCGCGTTTGTTGAGCGCAATCGTGCCGCCCGTGGCCTTGGCTTTGGGCTTGTTCATGTCCGTACAATGGTGGTTTGCCGCAACCGCGACAGACAGGCCGTGACCCGAATCCAGCGCAGCGCGATCGTGCCGTTCAAGCCGGCGCAGATGTATGACCTGGTCAACAAGGTCGAAGGATACCCCATGCGTTTCAAGTGGTGCGCCGACGCGCACGTGCTCGAGCGCGGCGAGGGCTACCAGATTGCACGGCTGGACTTGCGATTCGCCGGCATGGTGCAGAGCTTCACCACGCGCAACCTGCAGTCGCCGCCCGGGCGATTGCAGATGCAGTTGATTGAAGGGCCGCTGCAGGCGCTGGATGGCATCTTCAGTTTCACGCCGCTGGGCGAAGCCGGTTGCCGCGTCGGGCTGGATCTGGGCTTTGCCTTCGCCGGACGCTTGTGGGGTCCGGCGCTGCGCCTGGGTTTTCAGGGTCTGGCCGATCGCCTGGTCGATGATTTTTGCGCCGAGGCACGCCGCGCCTATGCCTGAGCGCGATCTGGCGGTGGACGTGGTGTTTGCGCCGTGCGCGGGTGAAGCCTTCGTGCGGCATCTGTCGTTGCCGCCCGGCAGTTGCGTGCGCGACGCGATTGTGCGCAGCGGTCTGGAGGCGGCGCATCCCGAGGCCGCGTGGCAACAGTCGGGCAACCTCGGCATCTTCGGGCGCGTGGTGCGGCCCGAGCAATGCTTGCGCGATGGCGACCAGGTGGAGGTGTACCGCGCGTTGACGCTGACGCCGATGCAGGCGCGCCGCCTGCGCGCGGCGCGGCACTGAAGCGGAAGCGACTCAACCGCCGCCGGATTGCTTGCCAGCGTCCTGGCCGCCGTTCTTCGGCGCGCTGGGGATATAGTCGCCCTGGAAGGCCTTGCTGGCCTTGAGCATGTCCTGCGGCGTCTCGGCGAAGAAATTGCCTTCAGTACGCACCAGGGTGTCGTTCTTGAAGATCAGCGTGAGCTTACGCTCCTGGATCTTCTCGCCGCGGTGCTGGAACGTGGATACGTAATCCCAGCGACTGCCGTCGAACGGCGAGACCACCGAGGGTGCGCCGAGCAGCGTGATCACCTGGCGCTTGGTCATGCCGGGCTTGAGTTCGCTGACTTTGGCCTGCTGCATCAGATTGCCTTGCTGCACGTCCGGTTTGTACAGGATGGCGCAGCCGCCCAGCGCGAAACTGGATGCGAGCGCGATGGCCCAGATGATGACCCGCGTACGATTGATGGTTTGCATGCACTCTGCGCCAGCGTTCAAAGGGCCGGATGATACACTGCCGCGCAATCGGATCGGGAGAATCTCGCCGTGGATCAATCGCAGGAATTGCGTCGCGTCGGCCTGAAGGTCACGCATCCGCGCGTGCGCATTCTCAGCATCCTGCAAGGCAGGCATCCGCGCCATTTCAGCGCCGAGGATATCTACCGGCATCTGGTCGAGCACAGTGAGGATATCGGCCTCGCCACGGTCTATCGTGTGCTGACCCAGTTCGAGGCAGCCGGCATCGTCAACAAGCACCATTTCGAAAGTGGGCAAGCAGTATTCGAGCTCAACCGCGGCAGCCATCACGATCACATGATCGATCTGGATAGCGGCAAAGTGATCGAGTTCGTCGACGAAGACATCGAGCGCCTGCAGCGCGCCATCGCGCAGCGTCACGGCTACGACCTCGAGGAGCACAGTCTGGTGCTGTATGTGCGTCCGCGCCGCGCCGCGCGCGCGACGCCGGAAACCGCCGTCCCGGGCAGGACGCCCGCGCGCAGCGCCAGCGCGAAAAGCAGCGCCAGCGTGAAAAAAGTGACGCCCGCGCAAGGCGGGCGTCAGTCTCGATAAAGACGCGGGTGGCATTCCTTCACCACCCGCGAACCCGGCTCCCCAAGCCAGGCAGTTCGCCGTGATCATCCTGACCTGCGGCGCGCAACGGCGATCCATGGCCGCGCAACGGGTTCACCACCCGCTTGGCAAGTACCGCCCCAAACGGCGCCTGCCAGCCGCCACGCTCCGATGGCGGCACCCCAAACATGAAAGGAATGTAAACGCGATGCTAAGGGCGCGACAATCAGAAAGATTCCTAGACGCGCGGCATGCGTCGAGCGGCCGCGCAGCAGCCGGTCGCGCCCGCGGTTCGGCCTGGGCGCTCAGGCCGGCGCGTGCGGCTGGCGCAGCAGAATGCGCAGGCGCAGACCCTGCGCGCTCTCGATGACGCGGAACGTGCCGCCCAGCGCCAGGACACGCTCGCGCATGCTGTGCAGCCCGCGTCCCTGGCCAATGGCCGACAGTGCGCCATGGGCAGTGCCCAGCCCCACGCCGTCGTCGCGGATATCGAGCAGGGCGAGCAGCTGGTCGCCGCGACGGGCCGCGCGCAGGCGCACACGAAATGCGTGCGCGCGCGCATGGCGCACGCAGTTGGTCGCGGCCTCCTGCACGATGCGATACAGCGTATTGCGCATGCCCTCATCGAGCAGGCGCAGGTCGCCACGCAGCTCGACGCTGTAATTCATGTTCGCGCTCTGGATCAGATCGCGCAGCGGACCCTCATCGAGGGCGCGTGCCAGGCCGAATTCGTTCAGTGCCGCCGGGCGCAACGATTCCAGCAGCCCGCGCACGCTGCGCCGCATGGTGGCCACGATGTCGTTGATCGAAGCCGATACGTCGCCGAGTCCGGCTGTTTCGAGCCGGTTCTGCGCGATCTTCACGCGGATCTGGATGGCAGTGAGGTTCTGGCCCAGCTCATCGTGCAGTTCGGCGGCGATGCGCTTGCGCTCGCCTTCTTCCGCGCGCAGGTTGCGCCGCGCTGCGTTGGCCAACTGCTGGGCGAGTTGATCGAGACGCTGATTGGCATTGGCCAGGCGCGCGTTTTGCAGCGCCTGACGCAGGCCGCTCTGGCGCAGGGCGTCTGTGGCAGCGCCCAGCAGCAGCGCACCGGTGCCGGCCACGGCAAGGAACAACTGCGCCTCGGCCGGCGCTTCGGGGCGCAATTGCAGGCCCGCATGCGCGGTCACCGCCGTGCTGCTGGCCAGCATCGCCAGGCTGGCGCCGCGCCATCCGTGGCGAAAGGCGAAATACAGCACCGGCACCAGGGTCAGCACGCGCGCATAACGCGCCAGTGGCACGCTTTCATCCATCATCAGCAGCAGGGCGATGATTGTCGGCAGCAGGATCAGCAGCATGTCGGCGAGCAGCGCGCGGGCCTGCGCATGATCGGGTGGCGCGCGCAGCAACATGATCAGCAGCGGCGTAATCAGCAGGATGCCGACGTAATCGCCCAAGGCGAAATTGGCCAGCATGCTGCCGATATGCATCAGCGGCAAGCCGACCAGTGTCTGCAGGATCGGGGCATTGACCGCGGTGCTGGCCAGCGCGGCGAGCAGGGCGCCGACCAGCAGGCGCACGGCGCGTTCCGGGCGCTCGATCAGTACCGGCGTCGCACGTCGCCGCATCAGCGCGATGATCATGGCGACCACCAGCGGTTGTGGCAACACCATCCACGCCAGCAGCAGGGGATCGTGCAGCAGATGCGGGTCATGCAGGCGCAGCAGCAGGCCGGCACACCACTCCGCGCCGATCAGCCACGGCCATAGCCGTCGCGGCGCCAGCAGCAGCGCACCGAAGCGCAATCCGGCGGGCAGATACCAGTACAACTGCGAAATCTCGAACAGCCCGGCCCAGGCCAGCACGTAACCGAGCGCGGCGGCCGGACCTTGCAGCCATGGCGATAGCTTGGGCGGGGACAGACGCAGCATGGTGGCATGGTACAAGGCGCGCCACGCGCCGCGGACTGCCGCGCATCGAGCGCCGGCCCTGTCGTGCTCGCGCCGCGCAAGGCCTGCTATCGTGGTGCCATGACACGCATCGTGCTGGTGGATGACCATGCCATCGTACGCGAGGGTTTCAAGCATCTGATCCAGACCGAGCCGGGACTCGATGTGATCGCCGAATGCGGCGACGCCGAGGAGGCGCTGGAGACCATCCTCGCCAACGCGGCTGACTTGGTCGTGCTCGATCTTTCGCTGCCCAACGGCGGTGGCTTGCCGTTGCTCGAGCATCTGCTCAGCCTGCGCCCCGGTCTGCGAGTGGTGGTGCTGAGCATGCATGACACCGAGCCGTACATTTCCGAGGCGCTGCGTCGCGGCGCCTGGGGCTATGTCAGCAAGGGTGCCGCCGCCGATGAACTGATCGCCGCGCTGCGTGCCGTGCTGGCCGGCGAGCGCTACCTGAGCAGCGATATCGCGCGCAGCCAGAGCACGCGCGACGGCGATCCCCTGGCGCGCCTGACCGCGCGCGAGCACGAGGTATTCCTGCTGCTGGCGCGCGGGCTCACGCCCAAGCAGGCCGCCGCCGAACTGGGCATCGGCCAGAAGACCGTGTACATCCACCGCGCCAGCCTCATGGGCAAGCTGGGCGCCGGCTCCGAGCTGGACTTGTACCGTCTGGCGCGCGAGCGCGGCCTGGTGGTGGCCTGAGAGGCGCCACGTCGTTCAACGCGCTTGCGCCTGCTCCAGCATGGCGCGGGCATGCGCGCGCGTTTCCGGCGTGATCGATACGCCGCCGAGCATGCGCGCCAGTTCATCGCGGCGTCCCTCGACATCCAGTGTCTCGATCTGCGTGCGCGTGGCCGCGCCGTCGCTGTGCTTGCTCACGCGCAGGTGCGCATGTCCCTGCGCCGCGACCTGCGCCAGATGGGTCACGCACAGGACCTGACGCACACGGCCGAGCGCACGCAGCTTGTGTCCGACGATCTCCGCGACCGCGCCGCCGATGCCGCTGTCGACCTCGTCGAACACCATGCAACCGATATCGTCCAGGCCCAGCATGCTGACTTCCAGCGCC
Proteins encoded in this window:
- a CDS encoding IS110 family transposase; protein product: MSTITMGVDLAKNLFSVCAVDGAGHVQRRQDLGREAFALWLAQVPAGTVVAMEACSGAHHWARRCLEVGLQPRLMAAQFVTPFRKSRTLKNDRNDAEAIATAARQGNMRFVPVKSVEQQARLAWHRVREGYKTEGLEISNRLRGLLAEFGIVMAQGDRALRIALADLDAAASLPAELKELLRDLSAHWAQVRDRIAACDARIEAHAKADERCVRLRALIGIGPLTADAMVASVGSAKEFKNGRQLAAWLGLVPTQHSSGGHTRLGTISCRGDAYLRTLLIQGARSSLQRAKVTAQDRATPEQIWIRQLACRMPFGKLLVAIANKHARQLWAMLAREEAYDAEAWLKHPMVQRPAGKRAVRIAGMA
- a CDS encoding helix-turn-helix transcriptional regulator; amino-acid sequence: MEPSNQQHSTPPSSMPPQPPLAPGDLIDEHEAAAILGVSIQTLRNWRWRNCGPHYRKVGSRLVRYLRSDLLVFIESGIH
- a CDS encoding tyrosine-type recombinase/integrase, with amino-acid sequence MLTSSAVTNAKPNPAKQYRLSDERGLYLLVRPQGGKWWRFDYARPGNKKRNTLSLGIFPDVSLKQARERRDEIRKLIADGIDPAAKQAAEHSAAADTFKAIAEEWHTTHKAKWTPDYGDEILRRLEVNVFPYIGARAITSLTAPDILAVLRRIEARGAVDLAHRQHQVCGQVFRYAIATGRATADPTPALRGAIPPAPKVHLASIKEPARVGELLRALHSYSGGPVVSAALNLAPLVFTRPGELRHAEWAEIDFDTAEWRIPAHKMKMRAPHIVPLSTQAVAILRDLHPLTGRGKYVFPSPRGAARCMSENAITVALRALGYDGQTMTGHGFRSIASTLLNEQGWNRDAIERQLAHAERDGVRDAYNYAEYLPERRKMMQAWADYLDGLRKQPGTA
- the smpB gene encoding SsrA-binding protein SmpB, whose product is MNKPKAKATGGTIALNKRARHEYHIDERHEAGLALQGWEVKALRAGRLNFGDAYALIKGGELYLFGASITPLISASTHVVADDRRTRKLLLHREEIDKLIGEVERKGYTLIPLALYWKGRHVKIEIGLARGKQEHDKRASEKERDWDREKQRVMRARNPPA
- a CDS encoding type II toxin-antitoxin system RatA family toxin, producing MTRIQRSAIVPFKPAQMYDLVNKVEGYPMRFKWCADAHVLERGEGYQIARLDLRFAGMVQSFTTRNLQSPPGRLQMQLIEGPLQALDGIFSFTPLGEAGCRVGLDLGFAFAGRLWGPALRLGFQGLADRLVDDFCAEARRAYA
- a CDS encoding RnfH family protein; translation: MPERDLAVDVVFAPCAGEAFVRHLSLPPGSCVRDAIVRSGLEAAHPEAAWQQSGNLGIFGRVVRPEQCLRDGDQVEVYRALTLTPMQARRLRAARH
- a CDS encoding outer membrane protein assembly factor BamE, which translates into the protein MQTINRTRVIIWAIALASSFALGGCAILYKPDVQQGNLMQQAKVSELKPGMTKRQVITLLGAPSVVSPFDGSRWDYVSTFQHRGEKIQERKLTLIFKNDTLVRTEGNFFAETPQDMLKASKAFQGDYIPSAPKNGGQDAGKQSGGG
- a CDS encoding MASE1 domain-containing sensor histidine kinase, coding for MLRLSPPKLSPWLQGPAAALGYVLAWAGLFEISQLYWYLPAGLRFGALLLAPRRLWPWLIGAEWCAGLLLRLHDPHLLHDPLLLAWMVLPQPLVVAMIIALMRRRATPVLIERPERAVRLLVGALLAALASTAVNAPILQTLVGLPLMHIGSMLANFALGDYVGILLITPLLIMLLRAPPDHAQARALLADMLLILLPTIIALLLMMDESVPLARYARVLTLVPVLYFAFRHGWRGASLAMLASSTAVTAHAGLQLRPEAPAEAQLFLAVAGTGALLLGAATDALRQSGLRQALQNARLANANQRLDQLAQQLANAARRNLRAEEGERKRIAAELHDELGQNLTAIQIRVKIAQNRLETAGLGDVSASINDIVATMRRSVRGLLESLRPAALNEFGLARALDEGPLRDLIQSANMNYSVELRGDLRLLDEGMRNTLYRIVQEAATNCVRHARAHAFRVRLRAARRGDQLLALLDIRDDGVGLGTAHGALSAIGQGRGLHSMRERVLALGGTFRVIESAQGLRLRILLRQPHAPA
- a CDS encoding response regulator transcription factor, which translates into the protein MTRIVLVDDHAIVREGFKHLIQTEPGLDVIAECGDAEEALETILANAADLVVLDLSLPNGGGLPLLEHLLSLRPGLRVVVLSMHDTEPYISEALRRGAWGYVSKGAAADELIAALRAVLAGERYLSSDIARSQSTRDGDPLARLTAREHEVFLLLARGLTPKQAAAELGIGQKTVYIHRASLMGKLGAGSELDLYRLARERGLVVA